In the genome of Mucisphaera calidilacus, one region contains:
- a CDS encoding glycosyltransferase family 2 protein — protein sequence MKVSYVIVTHNRRSALGRTLKRLRALVRPGEAQDIWVIDNASDDGTGGMLAEAYPDVHLIERADNAGACARTDAVGRAEGDLLVFLDDDSYPMAGVIEMALERFSTRPSLGLLGGAIELPDGSAEASAYPLIPVGCGMIGRHEALREIGGFDRWFSRQAEEFDLAMRMLGAGWGVERDGSMVFRHDKPAGQRRSAEVCRLDLRNNLVVAGRYLPHDLGQAFREDWIQRYALIAEGLDLEICVDAIVAEADERLAADGEQMIRPLSAAAIDRVFEIESQARRVAEWSRRFEPCRVVIADYGKNVFTTYDACRRSGLEVLAVADTNPAFAGHFYRGVPILTDAEALDLKPEGVVVANINPAQVGGRWLGIKAMTDLPLLCFNADDDDHDVVRPWSLKRGAA from the coding sequence ATGAAGGTGAGTTATGTCATCGTGACCCACAACAGGCGGTCGGCGCTCGGACGCACGCTCAAGCGGCTGCGCGCGCTCGTGCGTCCCGGCGAGGCGCAGGACATCTGGGTGATCGACAACGCCTCCGATGACGGTACGGGCGGGATGCTCGCCGAGGCCTACCCCGACGTCCACCTCATCGAGCGCGCCGACAACGCCGGCGCGTGCGCACGCACCGACGCGGTGGGACGTGCCGAAGGCGACCTGCTCGTCTTCCTCGACGACGACAGCTATCCGATGGCCGGGGTGATCGAGATGGCGCTGGAGCGTTTTTCGACCCGGCCGAGCCTCGGTTTACTCGGCGGCGCGATCGAGCTGCCCGACGGCTCTGCCGAGGCCTCCGCCTACCCGCTGATCCCCGTGGGCTGCGGGATGATCGGACGGCACGAGGCGCTCCGCGAGATCGGCGGGTTCGACCGCTGGTTCAGCCGGCAGGCCGAGGAGTTTGATCTGGCCATGCGCATGCTCGGCGCGGGCTGGGGCGTCGAGCGTGACGGCTCGATGGTCTTCCGCCACGACAAGCCGGCCGGCCAGAGGCGCTCCGCCGAGGTCTGCCGCCTTGACCTGCGCAACAACCTCGTCGTCGCCGGCCGCTACCTGCCCCACGACCTCGGCCAGGCGTTTCGCGAGGACTGGATTCAACGCTACGCGCTGATCGCGGAGGGGCTGGACCTTGAGATCTGCGTCGACGCCATCGTGGCCGAGGCCGACGAGCGACTCGCGGCCGACGGCGAGCAGATGATCCGCCCGCTCAGTGCAGCCGCGATCGATCGCGTCTTCGAGATCGAGTCCCAGGCGCGTCGGGTTGCGGAGTGGTCAAGGCGTTTCGAGCCCTGCCGCGTCGTCATCGCCGACTACGGCAAGAACGTTTTTACGACTTACGACGCCTGCCGACGCTCGGGTCTGGAGGTGCTCGCGGTCGCGGACACCAACCCGGCCTTCGCGGGGCACTTCTACCGCGGCGTGCCGATCCTCACGGATGCCGAGGCACTCGACCTCAAACCCGAGGGCGTTGTCGTCGCCAACATCAACCCCGCGCAGGTCGGCGGCCGTTGGCTGGGGATCAAGGC